One Clavibacter zhangzhiyongii genomic region harbors:
- a CDS encoding ring-cleaving dioxygenase codes for MTASTQGLHHVTAIGGDPQRNVDFYVRAMGLRLVKRTVNFDSPGSYHLYYGDTEGRPGSLLTFFPWKGVPAGRVGAGQSTSTAFSVPAGSLGWWAEHLRRVGVASSISSTGSEEERLSLRDPDGLRIDLVASSVADPRAPWDSADVPAEHAIRGQHSSVLTVRDPAGTASVLTDDLGLRLVDERDGRFRFAAGDGGPGAIVDLVAEPAAPQGLTAGGTVHHVAFRVPDRATQQAWRDELADRGHQVTQILDRQYFTSVYFREPGGVLFEIATDTPGFDIDEPLLELGRSLRLPPWLEPSRADIEAAVPPLRLPDEEPAPDAADAEAAPADAVPAGGAA; via the coding sequence ATGACCGCCAGCACCCAGGGACTGCACCACGTGACCGCCATCGGCGGCGACCCGCAGCGGAACGTCGACTTCTACGTGCGCGCGATGGGCCTCCGGCTCGTCAAGCGCACCGTCAACTTCGACAGTCCCGGCAGCTACCACCTCTACTACGGCGACACCGAGGGCCGTCCCGGATCGCTCCTCACCTTCTTCCCGTGGAAGGGAGTCCCGGCGGGCCGCGTCGGCGCCGGGCAGTCCACGTCCACCGCGTTCTCGGTGCCGGCCGGGAGCCTCGGCTGGTGGGCCGAGCACCTGCGTCGGGTCGGCGTCGCCTCGTCGATCTCGTCGACCGGATCCGAGGAGGAGCGCCTCTCGCTGCGCGACCCCGACGGCCTGCGGATCGACCTCGTCGCCTCCTCCGTGGCCGACCCGCGCGCCCCCTGGGACTCCGCCGACGTGCCGGCCGAGCACGCGATCCGCGGCCAGCACTCCTCGGTGCTCACCGTGCGGGATCCCGCGGGCACCGCGTCCGTCCTCACCGACGACCTCGGCCTCCGGCTCGTCGACGAGCGCGACGGCCGCTTCCGCTTCGCCGCGGGCGACGGCGGGCCCGGCGCGATCGTCGACCTCGTCGCCGAGCCGGCCGCGCCGCAGGGCCTCACGGCCGGCGGCACCGTGCACCACGTCGCGTTCCGCGTGCCCGATCGCGCCACCCAGCAGGCGTGGCGCGACGAGCTGGCGGACCGCGGGCACCAGGTGACGCAGATCCTCGACCGGCAGTACTTCACGTCCGTCTACTTCCGCGAGCCCGGCGGCGTGCTGTTCGAGATCGCGACGGACACGCCCGGCTTCGACATCGACGAGCCGCTGCTCGAGCTCGGCCGCAGCCTCCGCCTCCCGCCGTGGCTGGAGCCCAGCCGCGCGGACATCGAGGCCGCGGTGCCGCCGCTGCGCCTGCCCGACGAGGAGCCGGCTCCGGACGCCGCCGACGCCGAGGCCGCGCCCGCCGACGCCGTACCCGCGGGAGGCGCCGCATGA
- a CDS encoding Ltp family lipoprotein, with protein sequence MTSPEQPGPPSSEPQQTPPPTPYGPAAPAAADAPAADAPAASGAPAAAAPAAYAAPAGPAFPPGPAFPAGPSFPAGPPFPAGPATMPPPYAVRPQGLAIAALVVGIVAFLSGLVPILGIALGVAAVVLGILALRRAQSKGMAIAGLSLGAVAAVTSLIVTIAFAAAIGSVADLESRTPSAEASVEVGAPAVPAESATALIKAETYANGLDMSKAGLYEQLTSEYGERFTPEEADHAIAHLDD encoded by the coding sequence ATGACCTCCCCCGAGCAGCCCGGACCCCCGTCGTCGGAGCCGCAGCAGACGCCGCCGCCGACCCCCTACGGCCCGGCCGCCCCGGCCGCCGCGGACGCCCCGGCGGCCGACGCCCCCGCCGCCTCCGGCGCGCCGGCCGCCGCCGCCCCCGCTGCCTACGCCGCCCCGGCCGGCCCCGCCTTCCCGCCCGGCCCCGCGTTCCCGGCCGGCCCGTCCTTCCCGGCCGGACCGCCCTTCCCGGCCGGACCCGCCACGATGCCGCCGCCCTACGCCGTGCGCCCCCAGGGCCTCGCGATCGCGGCCCTGGTGGTCGGCATCGTCGCCTTCCTGTCGGGACTCGTGCCGATCCTGGGCATCGCCCTCGGCGTCGCGGCCGTCGTGCTCGGGATCCTCGCCCTCCGCCGCGCGCAGAGCAAGGGCATGGCGATCGCCGGCCTCTCCCTCGGTGCGGTCGCGGCCGTCACGTCGCTCATCGTCACCATCGCGTTCGCCGCCGCCATCGGCAGCGTGGCCGACCTCGAGTCCCGCACCCCCTCGGCCGAGGCATCCGTCGAGGTCGGCGCCCCCGCGGTGCCCGCCGAGAGCGCGACCGCGCTGATCAAGGCCGAGACCTACGCGAACGGCCTGGACATGAGCAAGGCCGGCCTCTACGAGCAGCTGACGAGCGAGTACGGCGAGAGGTTCACCCCCGAGGAGGCGGACCACGCCATCGCGCACCTCGACGACTGA